The proteins below are encoded in one region of Silene latifolia isolate original U9 population chromosome 2, ASM4854445v1, whole genome shotgun sequence:
- the LOC141640819 gene encoding protein FAR-RED IMPAIRED RESPONSE 1-like has product MVEVIASQSISEISALNIDVPEILQDDVVDEAEVIEDAEEEEASGSSNMKRIFGCPTHLKPVIGMVFDTLELGIAFYEAYGKECGFVTRKDSQKNKQGVTTHKTCLCNKAGKCEAKGKKHCRQRTRVGCLDKINFKRIANDKYQIYGFVEGHNHMPATPLKMVHLTQTRELNIVHKKMIVDNSKVKKGPVMTYRMFKEYVRGYQNVGALLENFKNFSRDIKKFLSEGDAQMLIEHFMKRTRMCPSFYFDFEVDVKEGRLKKVFKDKVQHRYCMWHILKKLPEKVGPVICRETEFLKEINSCVWGEDVEPAEFKERWTTIVEAHGLSDNEWLQEKYGIRQFWIPAYFHLEKHAAETYTPRIFEELKVEIKAACFTCAIGDKEKDKNHAIIYIDVKDRERKKDYKVGYKTAEVKLVCNCKKFERHGILCRHILCVLKDYGFEKIPSEYLLNRWSKLATCQPIFNFDGQLLADCRSVDAQKNKLTELWSEMFTCVSLVEQSPINCDELLTILRGFKERVLAETTSSVADDGGNSSIGKKRDKNTEIGMLLGTSVPSEITILPPRQCKNKGSGKRMISQRERAGEVNKKPLRRCKAFGQMANHDSRNCD; this is encoded by the exons ATGGTTGAAGTTATTGCATCTCAATCCATATCAGAAATATCTGCCCTTAACATTGATGTTCCTGAAATCTTACAAG ATGACGTAGTAGACGAGGCAGAGGTAATAGAGgatgcagaggaggaggaggcatCCGGTTCAAGCAACATGAAACGGATTTTTGGTTGTCCTACCCATCTCAAGCCTGTTATTGGTATGGTCTTTGATACACTTGAACTCGGTATTGCTTTTTATGAAGCATATGGAAAAGAATGCGGGTTTGTGACTAGAAAAGACTCACAAAAGAATAAACAGGGTGTCACTACACATAAAACTTGTTTGTGTAATAAGGCTGGAAAATGTGAAGCAAAAGGCAAAAAACACTGTAGGCAAAGGACTAGGGTAGGTTGCCTTGATAAGATTAACTTTAAACGAATTGCTAACGATAAATACCAAATTTATGGTTTTGTTGAAGGGCATAATCATATGCCAGCTACACCATTAAAAATGGTACATCTGACGCAAACGAGAGAATTGAATATAGTTCATAAAAAAATGATAGTTGACAACTCAAAGGTTAAAAAAGGTCCAGTTATGACCTATAGAATGTTTAAGGAGTATGTCAGAGGTTATCAGAATGTGGGTGCTTTATTGGAAAACTTTAAAAACTTTTCAAGGGATATCAAAAAGTTCTTGTCAGAAGGGGATGCTCAAATGCTTATTGAGCATTTTATGAAAAGAACAAGAATGTGTCCATCCTTTTACTTTGACTTTGAGGTAGATGTGAAAG AAGGAAGACTTAAGAAAGTCTTTAAAGATAAAGTGCAACatagatattgcatgtggcacatattGAAGAAGTTGCCAGAGAAGGTAGGGCCTGTGATATGTAGAGAAACTGAGTTTTTGAAAGAGATAAACTCATGTGTTTGGGGTGAAGATGTGGAGCCTGCTGAATTTAAGGAAAGATGGACAACCATTGTGGAAGCTCATGGGTTGTCGGATAATGAGTGGCTTCAGGAAAAGTATGGCATTAGACAATTTTGGATTCCAGCTTACTTTC ACCTAGAAAAGCATGCAGCAGAAACCTACACTCCGAGAATTTTCGAGGAGTTAAAAGTGGAAATAAAAGCAGCATGCTTTACATGTGCCATTGGGgacaaagaaaaagataagaatcaTGCAATTATCTACATAGACGTCAAGGATCGCGAGAGAAAGAAAGACTATAAGGTGGGTTATAAGACAGCTGAAGTGAAACTAGTATGCAATTGCAAGAAATTTGAAAGACATGGAATACTCTGTCGACATATTCTCTGTGTCCTTAAAGATTATGGTTTTGAAAAAATTCCAAGCGAATACCTACTTAATAGGTGGAGCAAACTAGCAACCTGCCAGCCAATCTTCAATTTTGATGGGCAATTGCTTGCTGATTGCAGATCAGTCGATGCACAAAAGAACAAACTGACTGAATTGTGGTCAGAAATGTTCACTTGTGTGTCTCTAGTTGAACAGAGTCCTATTAATTGTGATGAGTTACTAACCATTTTACGCGGGTTCAAGGAAAGGGTACTTGCAGAAACAACAAGTAGTGTCGCTGATGATGGTGGTAATAGTAGTATTGGAAAGAAAAGGGACAAAAATACGGAAATTGGAATGCTCTTGGGAACAAGTGTGCCTAGCGAAATTACAATTTTGCCTCCAAGACAATGCAAAAACAAAGGCTCGGGAAAAAGAATGATTTCACAAAGAGAAAGAGCGGGGGAAGTCAATAAGAAACCACTAAGAAGATGCAAAGCTTTTGGGCAGATGGCGAACCACgacagcaggaattgtgattga